ACATCAGCGCCGAGAGCGGCAGGCCGACGAGCACGAAGTACGCATGATGACGATGCTCGAGCCGGTCCTGCGCGCCGAGTTCGTGCAGAAACGTCCACACCCGCTCGTCTTCATATTCGGTGTCGGTGAGCGTCAGCGCTTGATAAGACCAGAGAATCGCCACCGGCATGAACATCAGGAACACCGTGGCCGGAAAACGCGACCACACGTCGTTGATTCCCACCACCAGCAACGCGAAGACGACGCCGATGATCAAACCCCACGTGGTGAGATTCTTGTATTGGCGGATAGTTTCGCGCTCGCGCCGCAGAATCCTGGGCGCAGCCAAGAGAAGCGGGAAGTAGATCCGCCCGATGATCGCCGCGAACATCGCCGCATAGTAGACCGTGACCACAAACCAGAAGGTTCGCCGGTCAATGAAATGAACGAGGTCCGGTTGCCCGAGGATCTGCATCGTCACCGCGAGAATCCCCAGAATCACCATGAGGAGAAAGAACCAGAAGTTCGTACTGCGGTCTTCCAGCCATTGGCCAATCAGGCTGCGGTCCTGAATTCCGCTTCGTCTTCGAGTCGGCTTGAAACAGTGCGGGCAGCGCGTCTTGAATCGCTTGCGAAACGAAATCTTACGCAGGCAGTGGGGACAACGGCTAGGGGCAAGCATGGCAGGACTCCAAACGGTTCGCGGGGCTTAGTTGCTGTTTTGAAAATATAAACTTCCCCCCTCGTAGATGCAACCTCGAAGAGGCATGCTCCTGTTCATCAATGCCCTGAAGTACACGAAAAGACTCCTTTGCCGGAATCCTGCCATAATGAACAAATCATCATGCCTTATCGGCATACAGGGTCGCCAGTTTGGCAGTAAGCTGTCAGCAAAATAATTCATTAAGGGTCAAGAATTGTTCGTAATGCAATAATCCACAGACTATTAGGTCGCATGGCACGAGCGTTGCAGAATGCAGGTATTGGAACGGCAAATGGGCCGTCTCGACAAAATCACCACCAAGAAACGGAAAATAGGAGAAAACAGCCATGACGATCACAAGATGGAGACCGCTGAATGCGGACGCAATGCGCCCCTTCTGGGCCGATGCGATGAGCCCGATTTCCCGAATGATGGACGACTTCTTCGCGAACCAGCGCTCGGGCGACATGATGGCCTGGGGGCCGAACGTGGACATCGTCGAGAATCCCGACGGATTCGAGATCCACGCCGAACTGCCGGGCGTCAAGGAGGAGGACGTGAACATCACCCTCGACAACAACGTGCTCACGCTGTCCGGCGAGAAGAAGCAGGAAGTCCGGGAAGAGAACAAGGGCAACTACTGCCGGATCGAACGCAGCTACGGCCGCTTCGAGCGCAGCTTCAGCCTGCCCAACACCATCAAGGCCGAGAACGTGCGGGCGAGCTTCGAGGACGGCGTGCTTCGCATCACGCTGCCCAAAGCCGAACAGGCCAAGAGCCGCTCGATCCAGATCGCCAAGAAGTAATTTCCATCGTGGCGGCGGCGCCGCCCAAGCACTTCCACTGGCCTGCACACGGAGAGCGCGACGCATCCCGCGTCGCGCTTTTCTATCAGTTTCTCTTCGCGTCACCAAGATAGCGCCAGCTTCACACCGTCTTGCGTCGGCGCGAACCTCAGTGTCGTTTCGCTTGTTTCCCGTTTCATG
The sequence above is a segment of the bacterium genome. Coding sequences within it:
- a CDS encoding Hsp20/alpha crystallin family protein — encoded protein: MTITRWRPLNADAMRPFWADAMSPISRMMDDFFANQRSGDMMAWGPNVDIVENPDGFEIHAELPGVKEEDVNITLDNNVLTLSGEKKQEVREENKGNYCRIERSYGRFERSFSLPNTIKAENVRASFEDGVLRITLPKAEQAKSRSIQIAKK